In Curtobacterium sp. MCPF17_002, one genomic interval encodes:
- a CDS encoding SMP-30/gluconolactonase/LRE family protein, which yields MTANATTGPATVFSDAGAVLVESIVWDPATERLRWADITLGTLNTSDAHGTAESSVPLPPPLASFQPRADGGFVAALGDTVVVTDPDGVVEREVARVEHAVAGMRFNEGKCDPFGRFLVGSMNVSSGEPDAALYSVEADGTTRVLRGGFGVTNGMEWSDDGSVMYVTDTSTSTIYRASYGPDGELGELEPFIVGAAHDGLVRDDEGCFWSAIYGGGRVERYGPDGSHLETVELPAPNVTSVAFGGPEMSTLFVGSARENATEEQLEQYPHSGAVLAVPTRVHGFPANTFSG from the coding sequence ATGACCGCGAACGCCACCACCGGACCCGCGACCGTGTTCTCCGACGCCGGAGCCGTCCTCGTCGAGAGCATCGTGTGGGATCCGGCCACCGAACGGCTCCGGTGGGCGGACATCACGCTCGGCACCCTGAACACCTCCGACGCGCACGGCACGGCCGAGTCGAGCGTCCCGTTGCCACCCCCGCTCGCGAGCTTCCAGCCCCGGGCCGACGGCGGCTTCGTCGCCGCGCTCGGGGACACCGTCGTCGTCACCGACCCCGACGGCGTGGTCGAGCGCGAGGTCGCCCGGGTCGAGCACGCGGTCGCCGGCATGCGGTTCAACGAGGGGAAGTGCGACCCGTTCGGCCGTTTCCTGGTCGGCAGCATGAACGTGTCGTCGGGGGAGCCCGATGCGGCGCTCTACTCCGTCGAGGCCGACGGCACGACCCGCGTGCTCCGCGGCGGCTTCGGCGTGACGAACGGCATGGAGTGGTCGGACGACGGGTCGGTCATGTACGTCACGGACACGAGCACGTCGACGATCTACCGCGCGTCGTACGGACCGGACGGCGAGCTCGGCGAACTCGAACCGTTCATCGTCGGGGCCGCGCACGACGGCCTCGTCCGCGACGACGAGGGGTGCTTCTGGAGCGCGATCTACGGCGGCGGCCGTGTCGAGCGGTACGGGCCGGACGGGTCGCACCTCGAGACGGTCGAACTGCCCGCGCCGAACGTGACGTCGGTCGCCTTCGGGGGGCCGGAGATGTCGACGCTGTTCGTCGGGTCGGCGCGCGAGAACGCGACCGAGGAGCAGCTCGAGCAGTACCCGCACTCGGGCGCCGTGCTCGCGGTGCCGACGCGGGTGCACGGATTCCCCGCGAACACCTTCAGCGGCTGA
- a CDS encoding FAD-dependent oxidoreductase, which produces MTDFRYLIVGGGMVADAAARGVRELDADGSIGIISEDVDRPYARPALSKKLWTDPDFSWDEKVDLHTEETGATFVLGTSVTGIDRAAKTVTTSDGATHGYERLLLATGGKPRGLPGLDPSPRVLDYRSATDYRRLRELAEAGAHVAVVGGSYIGTEIAAGIVQNGARVTLVDPDDVVGGRMFPDGLAHAFQQRFVDHGVDLRTGRRVESGTQTEDGVTLTLDDGSTVEADAVVVGLGIEPATQLAADAGLTVRDGIVVTSTLLTDDDSVFAAGDVAEYPDRILGTRRVEHVDNAQQQGRQAGRNLADADETYDHTPMFYSDVFDMGYEAVGQVTTNLRPVEDWQEPNVTGVVYYLDDDDLVRGVLLWNVWDKTDEARKVLAEANALTPDMLRGRIAP; this is translated from the coding sequence ATGACCGACTTCCGCTACCTCATCGTCGGCGGCGGGATGGTCGCCGACGCCGCCGCCCGGGGCGTCCGCGAGCTCGACGCCGACGGCTCGATCGGCATCATCAGCGAGGACGTCGACCGGCCGTACGCCCGACCGGCGCTCTCGAAGAAGCTCTGGACCGACCCGGACTTCAGCTGGGACGAGAAGGTCGACCTGCACACCGAGGAGACCGGGGCGACGTTCGTCCTCGGCACCTCGGTGACGGGGATCGACCGTGCCGCGAAGACCGTCACGACGAGCGACGGCGCCACGCACGGCTACGAGCGGCTGCTCCTGGCGACCGGCGGCAAGCCACGCGGCCTGCCCGGGTTGGACCCGTCGCCGCGCGTGCTCGACTACCGCAGCGCGACGGACTACCGGCGACTCCGCGAGCTCGCCGAGGCCGGGGCCCACGTGGCCGTGGTCGGCGGCAGCTACATCGGCACCGAGATCGCCGCCGGCATCGTGCAGAACGGTGCACGGGTCACGTTGGTCGACCCGGACGACGTGGTCGGCGGGCGGATGTTCCCGGACGGACTGGCGCACGCGTTCCAGCAGCGGTTCGTCGACCACGGCGTGGACCTGCGGACCGGTCGCCGGGTCGAGTCGGGGACCCAGACCGAGGACGGCGTCACGCTGACCCTCGATGACGGCTCCACGGTCGAGGCCGACGCGGTCGTCGTCGGACTCGGTATCGAACCGGCGACACAGCTCGCCGCCGACGCCGGACTCACGGTGCGCGACGGGATCGTGGTCACCTCGACGCTCCTCACCGACGACGACTCGGTGTTCGCCGCCGGGGACGTCGCCGAGTACCCGGACCGGATCCTCGGCACCCGCCGGGTCGAGCACGTCGACAACGCGCAGCAGCAGGGCCGGCAGGCTGGCCGGAACCTCGCGGACGCCGACGAGACCTACGACCACACGCCGATGTTCTACTCGGACGTCTTCGACATGGGGTACGAGGCCGTCGGGCAGGTCACGACGAACCTCCGTCCCGTCGAGGACTGGCAGGAGCCGAACGTCACCGGCGTCGTGTACTACCTCGACGACGACGACCTCGTCCGCGGGGTGCTGCTCTGGAACGTGTGGGACAAGACTGACGAGGCCCGCAAGGTCCTCGCCGAGGCGAACGCCCTCACGCCCGACATGCTGCGGGGCCGCATCGCGCCCTGA
- a CDS encoding DUF308 domain-containing protein: protein MPERGLVSDSVDDSGQRARYWPIPVLRAVPAAIVALVITFSSNHAAGYGLVLFGGFAIVDGLVLLLAGATRLTADDRSRRTTLVQAVITVIAAVAGFALNGFGLPAFISVIVAWAVLTGALELTQGLRARRRSPFARDWSTIGGLTLLLAVAFLVTPPDYSQQLGGVERVSGILDASIVLVGLLGAYLAITAVFHVIAGLSHKWGTAAPAAAPNGAPHA from the coding sequence ATGCCCGAAAGAGGTCTCGTGTCCGACTCCGTGGACGACTCCGGCCAGCGCGCGCGGTACTGGCCGATCCCCGTCCTCCGGGCCGTCCCAGCCGCGATCGTGGCCCTCGTCATCACCTTCTCGTCCAACCACGCCGCAGGTTACGGCCTGGTGCTGTTCGGCGGGTTCGCGATCGTCGACGGACTCGTGCTGCTCCTGGCGGGTGCCACGCGGCTCACCGCGGACGACCGTTCGCGCCGGACCACCCTCGTGCAGGCCGTGATCACGGTGATCGCAGCGGTCGCCGGCTTCGCGCTCAACGGCTTCGGGCTGCCGGCGTTCATCTCGGTGATCGTCGCCTGGGCCGTCCTCACCGGAGCGCTCGAACTGACGCAGGGCCTCCGCGCACGGCGTCGCTCGCCCTTCGCCCGTGACTGGTCCACGATCGGCGGCCTCACGCTGCTGCTCGCCGTCGCGTTCCTCGTGACGCCCCCTGACTACTCGCAGCAGCTCGGCGGAGTTGAACGGGTGTCCGGCATCCTCGACGCCTCGATCGTCCTCGTCGGCCTGCTCGGCGCGTACCTCGCCATCACGGCGGTCTTCCACGTGATCGCCGGCCTCTCGCACAAATGGGGAACGGCCGCACCGGCCGCAGCCCCGAACGGAGCACCACACGCATGA
- a CDS encoding MarR family transcriptional regulator yields the protein MSTQEITEASGYWFPDDDATQRGVTVLNALRRYRAAETAMRRRTRDSMGMGETDLLAVRFLLQSQRSGRAVSPKDLAAYLKISSASTTILIDRLVKSNHVRREPHPTDRRALVITPTIETDDEVRATLGVMHRRMMSIAEGLSSADARVVAVFLEQMRSAVDQVDPAAHDHVAPAEP from the coding sequence ATGTCCACGCAGGAGATCACGGAAGCGTCCGGGTACTGGTTCCCCGATGACGACGCGACCCAGCGCGGCGTCACCGTGCTCAACGCCCTGCGCCGGTACCGTGCCGCCGAGACGGCCATGCGTCGCCGCACGCGCGACTCGATGGGCATGGGCGAGACCGACCTGCTCGCCGTCCGCTTCCTGTTGCAGTCCCAGCGCTCGGGGCGGGCGGTCAGCCCGAAGGACCTCGCCGCCTACCTCAAGATCTCCTCGGCCTCCACGACGATCCTCATCGACCGGCTCGTGAAGTCGAACCACGTCCGACGCGAGCCGCACCCCACCGACCGCCGCGCGCTCGTCATCACGCCGACGATCGAGACCGACGACGAGGTCCGCGCCACGCTCGGCGTCATGCACCGCCGGATGATGTCGATCGCCGAGGGACTCTCCTCCGCGGACGCCAGGGTCGTCGCCGTGTTCCTCGAGCAGATGCGCAGCGCAGTCGACCAGGTCGACCCGGCGGCCCACGACCACGTCGCCCCCGCCGAGCCCTGA
- a CDS encoding NADPH-dependent FMN reductase, with protein sequence MTHVLTLVGSLRAESINRKLAEAAEHHAPEGIELTTFDGIVDLPFYNEDIDGDAPPASAVAFRAAIDAADALLLITPEYNGTIPAVLKNALDWASRPFGASPISGKPLAVIGSAFGQYGGVWAHDDARKAAGIAGAKVLQDVKVAIPQSVVRFAETHPREDAEVTQLVQGALTALAEAASGAESESESVAA encoded by the coding sequence ATGACGCACGTCCTCACCCTCGTCGGCAGCCTCCGCGCCGAGTCGATCAACCGCAAGCTCGCCGAAGCGGCCGAACACCACGCCCCGGAGGGCATCGAGCTCACCACGTTCGACGGCATCGTCGACCTGCCCTTCTACAACGAGGACATCGACGGCGACGCCCCGCCGGCCTCCGCCGTCGCGTTCCGTGCCGCGATCGACGCCGCCGACGCCCTGCTCCTCATCACGCCCGAGTACAACGGCACCATCCCCGCCGTCCTCAAGAACGCGCTGGACTGGGCGTCGCGTCCGTTCGGCGCCTCCCCCATCTCGGGCAAGCCGCTCGCCGTCATCGGCTCGGCGTTCGGCCAGTACGGCGGCGTCTGGGCGCACGACGACGCCCGCAAGGCCGCCGGGATCGCCGGCGCGAAGGTCCTCCAGGACGTCAAGGTCGCCATCCCGCAGTCGGTCGTGCGCTTCGCCGAGACCCACCCGCGCGAGGACGCCGAGGTCACGCAGCTCGTGCAGGGTGCGCTGACCGCGCTCGCCGAGGCAGCGTCGGGCGCGGAGTCGGAGTCGGAGTCGGTCGCGGCGTAG
- a CDS encoding DUF11 domain-containing protein: protein MREPTSPDPNSTYPNAATSDDSASTGPAAGRPSVRSRRVRRTAAVASVLTALGVLAAPALVPSASTAAELGFPYVNQFDSADGGSLSGDAVTAGGRLRLTDAVRNQSGSWSTDDTFPSDRGLEIEFEYAMHNDIADPGADGLLLSLSDGAAPQGVGAYGAALGYSCRSSKNQGGSVRCDLPGMPGGFAGIALDHYGNFSLPLNQSGPGAQEEFVVVRGSGDGVTGYRYVEGASAPGGTATDGPQTRTVRVTLLPGDDGELFVTVRVDAGGGLRPVLDRVPLHGPGQAPLPSTLRLGFAGATGSHVNVHEVDSLRVWQPADLAVEHDLPPTVTAGGAVEYAVTARNVGPNASAPSALEVDVPDALQDVTWTCAPATGTPAAPGAACGTSSGTGDVAAQVDLPRDAAATVTITGRLPEGASGTLDSTARVSPAPTMSDVNEADNVSTASSEVVPGPDPEAHVETDKSVAPSTDVAPGDEVEYLVTARNRGPAVADDVGAVDELPTAMRFAGSEDGCTAAGQVVTCSSGSSLAAGESTSFRIRAVLDPDYEGDGSDVVNVATATSPTDPDGGDPSPGVGIEVGVPDDGGPDDGGPGDGGPDDGGPGDGPGDGGRMTADPATAVTVTRTWTGRTRGALRTGPGCWPTPALRTSVSSRPSVASRPRRAGPAGGSPGGDVVARGTSSRVRSTDRRGPDPTRT, encoded by the coding sequence ATGAGAGAGCCCACCAGCCCAGATCCCAACAGCACGTATCCCAACGCCGCGACCTCCGACGACTCGGCTTCCACCGGCCCGGCAGCGGGCCGCCCGTCCGTCCGGTCACGCCGGGTGCGGCGCACGGCGGCGGTCGCCAGTGTCCTCACCGCACTCGGCGTCCTCGCCGCGCCCGCCCTCGTCCCGTCGGCGTCGACCGCGGCGGAACTCGGCTTCCCGTACGTCAACCAGTTCGACTCGGCGGACGGCGGCTCCCTGAGCGGTGACGCGGTGACGGCCGGCGGTCGCCTGCGTCTCACCGACGCCGTCCGGAACCAGTCCGGGTCGTGGTCGACCGACGACACGTTCCCCTCGGATCGCGGGCTCGAGATCGAGTTCGAGTACGCGATGCACAACGACATCGCCGACCCCGGTGCAGACGGGCTGCTGCTCTCCCTGTCCGACGGTGCAGCACCGCAGGGTGTCGGTGCCTACGGTGCCGCGCTCGGCTACTCGTGCCGGTCGAGCAAGAACCAGGGCGGCAGTGTCCGGTGCGACCTCCCCGGCATGCCCGGCGGGTTCGCGGGCATCGCACTCGACCACTACGGCAACTTCTCGCTCCCGCTGAACCAGTCCGGCCCGGGCGCGCAGGAGGAGTTCGTCGTGGTGCGGGGCTCCGGCGACGGCGTCACCGGCTACCGGTACGTCGAGGGGGCGAGCGCTCCCGGTGGCACCGCCACCGATGGACCGCAGACGCGCACGGTCCGGGTGACGCTGCTTCCGGGCGACGACGGCGAGCTCTTCGTCACGGTCCGCGTCGACGCCGGCGGGGGGCTCCGTCCGGTCCTCGACCGCGTGCCGTTGCACGGGCCCGGACAGGCACCGCTCCCGAGCACCCTGCGCCTCGGGTTCGCCGGCGCCACCGGCTCGCACGTCAACGTGCACGAGGTCGACTCGCTCCGGGTCTGGCAGCCGGCCGACCTCGCGGTGGAGCACGACCTGCCGCCGACGGTGACCGCCGGCGGCGCGGTGGAGTACGCCGTCACCGCTCGGAACGTCGGTCCGAACGCGTCGGCCCCGAGCGCGCTCGAGGTCGACGTGCCGGATGCCCTGCAGGACGTCACCTGGACCTGCGCGCCCGCGACCGGCACGCCTGCCGCTCCCGGCGCTGCGTGCGGGACCTCCTCGGGCACGGGCGACGTGGCGGCGCAGGTCGACCTGCCCCGCGACGCCGCGGCGACCGTGACGATCACCGGGCGACTCCCCGAGGGGGCGTCCGGCACGCTGGACAGCACCGCTCGCGTCTCGCCGGCACCCACCATGTCGGACGTCAACGAGGCGGACAACGTCTCGACGGCCAGCTCCGAGGTCGTGCCGGGGCCGGACCCCGAGGCACACGTCGAGACCGACAAGTCCGTCGCACCGTCGACCGACGTCGCACCCGGTGACGAGGTCGAGTACCTCGTCACGGCACGCAACCGCGGTCCGGCCGTCGCGGACGACGTGGGGGCGGTCGACGAGCTGCCGACGGCGATGCGCTTCGCCGGTTCCGAGGACGGGTGCACCGCCGCCGGGCAGGTCGTGACGTGCTCGTCGGGGTCGTCCCTCGCCGCCGGGGAGTCGACGTCCTTCCGGATCCGGGCCGTGCTCGACCCGGACTACGAGGGAGACGGATCGGACGTCGTGAACGTGGCCACCGCGACCTCGCCGACCGACCCGGACGGCGGCGATCCGTCGCCGGGCGTCGGGATCGAGGTGGGCGTGCCGGACGACGGAGGACCGGACGACGGTGGGCCCGGCGACGGCGGGCCGGATGACGGTGGACCCGGCGACGGACCCGGGGACGGTGGCCGGATGACGGCGGACCCGGCGACGGCGGTGACGGTGACCCGGACGTGGACCGGGCGGACCCGCGGCGCGCTCCGGACCGGACCGGGGTGCTGGCCTACACCGGCGCTCCGGACCTCGGTCTCCTCGCGGCCGTCGGTGGCATCGCGGCCGCGGCGGGCGGGGCCTGCTGGTGGCTCGCCCGGCGGCGACGTCGTGGCCCGAGGGACGTCGTCCCGGGTGCGGAGCACGGACCGACGGGGACCTGACCCGACGAGGACCTGA
- a CDS encoding DNA starvation/stationary phase protection protein, giving the protein MHASDKLAKNLQAVLVDLIDLHLQGKQAHWNILGTNFRDLHLQLDEIVDAAREFADDTAERMRALYAVPDGRSSTVAASSHLDQFPEGEVTTHDAIDLVTLRLYQATGTMRDVHDEVDEEDPTTADLLHGFIERLEQLAWMVSAENRAPSTPLASATTPAVADASAHA; this is encoded by the coding sequence ATGCACGCATCGGACAAGCTCGCCAAGAACCTCCAGGCGGTCCTCGTGGACCTCATCGACCTGCACCTGCAGGGCAAGCAGGCGCACTGGAACATCCTCGGGACCAACTTCCGGGACCTCCACCTCCAGCTCGACGAGATCGTCGACGCAGCGCGCGAGTTCGCCGACGACACCGCGGAGCGCATGCGTGCGCTCTACGCCGTGCCGGACGGCCGCTCCAGCACCGTCGCCGCGTCCAGTCACCTCGACCAGTTCCCCGAGGGCGAGGTCACCACGCACGACGCCATCGACCTCGTGACGCTCCGCCTCTACCAGGCGACCGGCACCATGCGTGACGTCCACGACGAGGTCGACGAGGAGGACCCGACGACCGCGGACCTGCTCCACGGCTTCATCGAGCGCCTCGAGCAGCTCGCGTGGATGGTCTCCGCCGAGAACCGCGCCCCCAGCACCCCGCTGGCATCGGCCACCACGCCCGCCGTCGCGGACGCTTCGGCGCACGCGTAG
- a CDS encoding glycoside hydrolase family 13 protein, whose protein sequence is MSQLRTPASTPRTTDPDWWRNAVVYQVYPRSFADTNGDGLGDVAGITSRVPYLASLGVDAMWLSPFFPSPLADGGYDVADYRSVDPRLGTLDDLDALVRTAHEHDIRVIVDVVPNHTSDEHEWFRAALASAPGSPERARYVFRDGSGPAGDLPPSDWVSNFGGSAWTRVPDGQWYLHLFAPEQPDLDWENPEVREDFERTLRFWSDRGVDGFRVDVAHGLAKDLSTPYRPSDEKALPLDGSDPLYDRDEVHEIFATWRDVLNEYDPPRAAVAEAWAPAPRRALYARPTELGQAFNFDLLEAPFDAAAFRGIIQRNLAMSEQSGASSTWVLSNHDVVRHATRYGLPLGADTDAWLMTDGTAPALDATRGLRRARAATLLVLALPGSSYVYQGEELGLHEAAAIPRDRLQDPKWIRTGHTVKGRDGCRVPIPWTTSGPSFGFGSVAPHLPQPADFGASSVEAEDGDPASTLSLYRTAIAARRRLQQGEALTWIDAVDGSGVGVGGGSRVVAFARHDGWRSVTNFGADPVPLPSGTVIVASGPVEDGMLPGETTVWLD, encoded by the coding sequence GTGAGCCAGCTCCGCACACCCGCCAGCACGCCCCGCACCACCGATCCGGACTGGTGGCGGAACGCCGTCGTCTACCAGGTGTACCCGCGCAGCTTCGCCGACACGAACGGCGACGGCCTCGGTGACGTCGCCGGGATCACGAGCCGCGTGCCGTACCTGGCGTCGCTCGGCGTCGACGCGATGTGGCTCTCCCCGTTCTTCCCCTCGCCGCTCGCCGACGGTGGGTACGACGTCGCCGACTACCGCTCGGTCGACCCGAGGCTCGGCACGCTGGACGACCTCGACGCGCTCGTCCGGACGGCGCACGAGCACGACATCCGGGTGATCGTCGACGTCGTGCCGAACCACACCTCGGACGAGCACGAGTGGTTCCGCGCGGCGCTGGCCTCGGCGCCGGGGTCGCCGGAGCGCGCACGGTACGTGTTCCGGGACGGCAGCGGTCCCGCCGGCGATCTGCCCCCGAGCGACTGGGTGTCGAACTTCGGCGGCAGCGCCTGGACCCGGGTGCCGGACGGCCAGTGGTACCTGCACCTGTTCGCTCCCGAGCAGCCGGACCTCGACTGGGAGAACCCGGAGGTCCGCGAGGACTTCGAACGGACCCTCCGCTTCTGGTCCGACCGGGGCGTCGACGGGTTCCGCGTGGACGTCGCACACGGGCTCGCGAAGGACCTCTCGACGCCGTACCGACCTTCGGACGAGAAGGCGCTGCCGCTCGACGGCTCCGACCCGCTGTACGACCGCGACGAGGTGCACGAGATCTTCGCCACGTGGCGCGACGTCCTGAACGAGTACGACCCGCCCCGTGCCGCGGTCGCGGAAGCGTGGGCTCCGGCGCCCCGCCGTGCCCTCTACGCCCGGCCCACCGAGCTCGGTCAGGCGTTCAACTTCGACCTGCTCGAGGCGCCGTTCGACGCAGCCGCCTTCCGCGGGATCATCCAGCGGAACCTCGCAATGTCGGAGCAGTCGGGGGCGTCGAGCACCTGGGTGCTGTCGAACCACGACGTCGTCCGCCACGCCACCCGCTACGGCCTGCCGCTCGGGGCCGACACCGATGCGTGGCTCATGACCGACGGCACCGCTCCGGCCCTCGACGCAACGCGGGGCCTCCGACGGGCGCGCGCCGCGACGCTGCTCGTGCTCGCGCTCCCCGGTTCGTCGTACGTGTACCAGGGTGAGGAGCTCGGGCTGCACGAGGCCGCTGCCATCCCGCGCGACCGGTTGCAGGACCCGAAGTGGATCCGGACCGGGCACACCGTGAAGGGTCGGGACGGCTGCCGTGTCCCGATCCCGTGGACCACCTCGGGGCCGTCGTTCGGCTTCGGCTCGGTGGCCCCGCACCTCCCGCAGCCCGCGGACTTCGGCGCGTCGTCGGTCGAGGCCGAGGACGGAGACCCCGCGTCGACCCTGTCGCTGTACCGCACCGCGATCGCGGCAAGGCGCCGACTGCAGCAGGGCGAGGCGCTCACCTGGATCGACGCCGTCGACGGCTCGGGCGTCGGTGTCGGCGGTGGTTCCCGTGTCGTCGCGTTCGCCCGGCACGACGGGTGGCGGTCGGTCACGAACTTCGGCGCCGACCCGGTCCCGTTGCCGTCCGGGACGGTCATCGTCGCCTCCGGGCCGGTCGAGGACGGCATGCTGCCCGGCGAGACGACGGTCTGGCTCGACTGA
- a CDS encoding SDR family oxidoreductase, with protein MDLGIQDKTALVFGGDSGIGWNTARILLAEGATVVVTDIDQARLDNSADQLEAAPGKLHAFAADVRSASSLAALHDRVRDAVGEIDILVQSSGVTGAQGMFHEIDEDGWKETLDVDLMGPVRITREFIADLRSGGWGRIVYLVSEDASQPYDDELPYCAAKAGVLSFAKGLSRSYASEGLLVNTVSPAFIHTPMTDAMMDKRAEETNQTFDEAIESFLDEERPYMELKRRGEPEEVANVVAFLCSELASFVNGSNYRVDSGSVATI; from the coding sequence ATGGACCTCGGCATCCAGGACAAGACCGCGCTGGTCTTCGGTGGTGACTCCGGCATCGGCTGGAACACGGCGCGCATCCTCCTCGCAGAGGGCGCGACGGTCGTCGTCACCGACATCGACCAGGCACGGCTCGACAACAGTGCGGACCAGCTCGAGGCGGCGCCGGGCAAGCTCCACGCGTTCGCGGCGGACGTCCGGAGCGCCTCGAGCCTCGCAGCCCTGCACGACCGGGTGCGCGACGCCGTCGGCGAGATCGACATCCTCGTGCAGTCCTCCGGCGTCACCGGCGCCCAGGGGATGTTCCACGAGATCGACGAGGACGGCTGGAAGGAGACGCTCGACGTCGACCTGATGGGCCCGGTCCGCATCACGCGCGAGTTCATCGCCGATCTGCGGTCGGGCGGCTGGGGTCGCATCGTGTACCTGGTCTCCGAGGACGCCTCGCAGCCGTACGACGACGAGCTCCCGTACTGCGCCGCCAAGGCCGGGGTCCTGTCGTTCGCGAAGGGGCTGTCGCGCTCGTACGCGTCCGAGGGGTTGCTGGTCAACACCGTGAGCCCCGCGTTCATCCACACGCCGATGACCGACGCGATGATGGACAAGCGCGCCGAGGAGACGAACCAGACCTTCGACGAGGCGATCGAGTCCTTCCTCGACGAGGAACGTCCGTACATGGAGCTCAAGCGTCGAGGCGAACCGGAAGAGGTCGCGAACGTCGTCGCGTTCCTCTGCTCCGAGCTCGCCAGCTTCGTGAACGGCTCGAACTACCGGGTCGACTCCGGCTCGGTCGCGACGATCTGA
- a CDS encoding alpha/beta fold hydrolase, with the protein MNDEHTAAAPDPASHLAEAEDADVTVEVDRIAVDGTYVRVSSIGEPGERAFLLVAGLGIAATYYERLAPHLNENGPVHALDLPGFAGVPRFRGKVSIERYADAVEQVIDELGLVDPVLVGHSMGTQVVTEVAARRPDISDLVLISPVVDSKARTVRQSAFRFLRSTLHEPSAVRWHGITAYALCGWHWFSKVLPRMIAFPIEERAAHVQARTLIVRGEHDAMVPRDWVRRLARVFPYAVLREVVDGAHSVMHAQADAVARLAVAHVGHELPDRGVSSLQRVRDDSTASDLARLGPKDAWLLVKSRFVELFGMARGDDQTLEAAKSAHAVAMADGDDLPVDPADRRAVVDEVAPEARRAG; encoded by the coding sequence GTGAACGACGAGCACACGGCAGCCGCCCCGGACCCGGCGAGCCACCTCGCCGAGGCGGAGGACGCCGACGTCACGGTGGAGGTCGACCGGATCGCGGTCGACGGCACCTACGTCCGGGTCAGCTCCATCGGCGAGCCCGGCGAGCGGGCGTTCCTGCTGGTCGCCGGCCTCGGGATCGCCGCCACCTACTACGAGCGGCTCGCGCCGCACCTCAACGAGAACGGCCCGGTGCACGCGCTCGACCTGCCCGGGTTCGCCGGCGTGCCGCGGTTCCGGGGCAAGGTCTCGATCGAGCGGTACGCCGACGCGGTCGAGCAGGTCATCGACGAGCTCGGACTCGTGGACCCGGTGCTGGTCGGGCACTCGATGGGCACGCAGGTGGTGACCGAGGTCGCCGCGCGGCGCCCGGACATCTCCGACCTGGTGCTCATCAGCCCGGTCGTCGACTCGAAGGCGCGCACGGTCCGGCAGTCGGCGTTCCGGTTCCTCCGGTCGACGCTGCACGAGCCGTCGGCGGTCCGCTGGCACGGGATCACGGCGTACGCGCTGTGCGGCTGGCACTGGTTCTCGAAGGTGCTGCCCCGGATGATCGCGTTCCCGATCGAGGAACGCGCCGCCCACGTGCAGGCGCGCACGCTCATCGTCCGTGGTGAGCACGACGCGATGGTCCCGCGGGACTGGGTCCGCCGGCTCGCGCGGGTGTTCCCCTACGCGGTCCTCCGCGAGGTCGTCGACGGTGCGCACTCGGTCATGCACGCGCAGGCCGACGCGGTCGCGCGGCTCGCCGTCGCACACGTCGGACACGAGCTGCCGGACCGCGGAGTGTCCTCGCTGCAGCGCGTCCGTGACGACTCCACGGCGTCCGACCTGGCACGGCTGGGTCCGAAGGACGCGTGGCTGCTGGTGAAGTCGCGGTTCGTCGAGCTGTTCGGCATGGCGCGGGGCGACGACCAGACCCTCGAGGCCGCCAAGTCCGCGCACGCGGTCGCGATGGCGGACGGCGACGACCTGCCGGTCGACCCCGCGGACCGCAGGGCGGTCGTCGACGAGGTCGCACCCGAAGCCCGCAGGGCGGGCTGA